Genomic window (Paenibacillus sp. 37):
TTCTGTCATTCGATCATGGCTTAGTTGAAGCATGGAGATGGAGCCAAGTTTGGCTTCGTCGGTTCGTTTTCGAATCCGGGCCTGTGCCAGTGTGAGGGCTTCACTTTGAATATCGAATCCAATGACTTGACCACGCCTGCCAACTTGTTGTGCCAAAAATAGTGTGTCTGCTCCTGTACCCACCGTTGCATCTATGGCCAGATCACCTGGCTGAAGACGGGAAGCGATCCACTGATGCGCACAGCTGAGAACTGAAAGAAAGCCCATCTATGCTCGCCTCCAATACTTACCTTGCCAGGAATCCCGCTCACGCAACTCACGATCAATGGAGTTCAACACTTCCCATTTGTTCATGGACCACATTGGTCCAATCAGCAGATCACGCGGTGCGTCGCCTGTAAGACGGTGTACGACCATTTCCGGTGGAAGCATCTCCAGTGTATCTACGATCAGTTTGATGTACTCATCCTGTTCCAGAAAACGTAAAAGTCCGGCTTCGTATTGCTTCACCATCGGTGTTTTGCGCATGAGATGTAACAGGTGAATCTTGATTCCCTGTACATCCATATTGGCAACTGCCCGTCCAGTGTCCAGCATCATCTCATGTGTCTCTTGAGGCAGACCATATATGATATGTGTACACACTCGTATATTCCGTTTGCGCAGTTTCTCAACCGCTTCTTCGTAACACTTCGTGTCGTGCGCCCGATTAATCAATGTTGATGTGGAATCATGGATCGTTTGAAGTCCCATCTCAACCCACAGATAGGTGCGTTCGTTCAGTTCAGCCAAATAATCAACAACGTCATCTGGCAAACAATCCGGGCGAGTGGCGATGGACAAACCAACAACACCGGGTTGCTCAAGAATTTCTTCAAAATATTCGCGCAGCTCCTCAACCGGAGCATACGTGTTCGTATAGGCTTGGAAGTAGCCAATATAATGGGCTGTAGGCCACTTGAGGTGCTGTT
Coding sequences:
- a CDS encoding TIGR01212 family radical SAM protein (This family includes YhcC from E. coli K-12, an uncharacterized radical SAM protein.), which produces MNAPALQSPMLWGDKRFHTWNYEMRDQFNNKVFKVMLDAGFTCPNRDGSIAKGGCTFCSARGSGDFAGSRREDLVTQFNTIRDKQHLKWPTAHYIGYFQAYTNTYAPVEELREYFEEILEQPGVVGLSIATRPDCLPDDVVDYLAELNERTYLWVEMGLQTIHDSTSTLINRAHDTKCYEEAVEKLRKRNIRVCTHIIYGLPQETHEMMLDTGRAVANMDVQGIKIHLLHLMRKTPMVKQYEAGLLRFLEQDEYIKLIVDTLEMLPPEMVVHRLTGDAPRDLLIGPMWSMNKWEVLNSIDRELRERDSWQGKYWRRA